A genomic stretch from Empedobacter stercoris includes:
- a CDS encoding M1 family metallopeptidase yields MQKLVYIALGTTLIATACSKQITSTKGIEAKDNQTFADLDQARIKHLSLDIETDFNTHQIKGSAAYTFVNNKAKQLILDTEKLTIDSVLLANGQKTTYKLGEKDSIKGQALLIDVTPNDTIVQVFYKTSPDANALQWLSPQQTHDKKHPFLLSQGQAILTRSWIPIQDTPSVRLTYDAKVKTPKDLLPLMSAINPKEKNAEGVYTFKMPQAIAPYLIALAVGDVQYQPIDNRTGVYAEPGLLKAAAWEFAEMGNMVTAAEKLYGKYPWEQFDVLVLPPSFPFGGMENPRLTFATPTAIVGDRSMTNLIAHELAHSWSGNLVTNSTWDDFWVNEGFTVYFERRIMEELEGKDYADMISVIGFQDLETSMKNIPEKYTSLKVNMTGANPDDAFSDVPYDKGYLFLKMLEDKYGREKFDKFLNQYFSSHAFQTMTTEKFVDYLKANLTNGDDSFVQEWIYNTGWPKDLKKPTSKLFDLAEAQLQQDITNGRNKLAPKKVEISTKSTNEWVHFIRQIDTAKNTKEDLAYLDEIYNFTASKNPEIQTAWYEKAFLLHYDKVNANAKDFLVNVGRRKFLEPLYLALKESNQTDFAKNIYKDARPNYHFVARQTIDTMLNYKP; encoded by the coding sequence ATGCAAAAATTAGTTTATATCGCACTTGGTACAACCTTAATTGCGACAGCTTGTAGCAAACAAATTACATCAACAAAAGGTATTGAAGCTAAAGACAATCAGACTTTTGCAGATTTAGATCAAGCGCGAATTAAGCATTTGAGTTTAGATATCGAAACTGATTTTAATACCCATCAAATAAAAGGTTCGGCTGCATATACGTTTGTAAATAATAAAGCTAAACAATTGATTTTGGATACTGAAAAGTTGACAATTGATTCTGTTTTATTAGCAAATGGACAAAAAACAACGTATAAATTAGGCGAAAAAGATTCGATCAAAGGTCAAGCATTACTTATTGATGTCACACCAAATGATACGATTGTACAAGTTTTTTATAAAACATCACCTGATGCAAATGCATTACAATGGTTAAGTCCGCAACAAACACACGATAAAAAACATCCTTTTTTATTGTCGCAAGGTCAAGCCATTTTAACACGTTCTTGGATTCCTATTCAAGATACGCCAAGTGTTCGTCTTACGTATGATGCAAAAGTAAAAACGCCAAAAGATTTGTTGCCTTTAATGAGTGCAATTAATCCAAAAGAAAAAAATGCGGAAGGAGTTTATACCTTCAAAATGCCACAAGCAATTGCACCTTATTTGATTGCTTTAGCTGTTGGAGATGTGCAATATCAACCAATTGATAACAGAACAGGTGTTTATGCAGAACCAGGATTATTGAAAGCGGCTGCTTGGGAATTTGCTGAAATGGGAAATATGGTTACGGCTGCCGAAAAATTGTACGGAAAATATCCGTGGGAACAGTTTGACGTATTGGTTTTACCACCATCGTTTCCTTTTGGAGGAATGGAAAATCCACGTTTAACGTTTGCAACGCCAACTGCAATTGTAGGAGATCGCTCGATGACGAATTTAATTGCACACGAATTGGCACATTCTTGGTCAGGAAATTTGGTAACAAATTCTACTTGGGATGATTTCTGGGTAAATGAAGGATTTACGGTTTATTTTGAACGTCGAATTATGGAAGAATTAGAAGGAAAGGATTACGCAGATATGATTTCGGTAATCGGGTTTCAAGATTTAGAAACTTCTATGAAAAATATCCCAGAAAAATATACTTCTTTAAAAGTGAACATGACTGGTGCAAATCCTGATGATGCTTTTTCTGATGTTCCATACGACAAAGGTTATTTGTTCTTAAAAATGTTAGAAGACAAATATGGTCGAGAAAAATTTGATAAATTCTTGAATCAATACTTTTCTTCGCATGCTTTTCAAACAATGACTACAGAAAAATTCGTGGATTATTTGAAAGCTAATTTAACGAATGGAGATGATTCATTTGTTCAAGAATGGATTTATAATACTGGTTGGCCAAAAGATTTGAAAAAACCTACTTCAAAATTATTTGATTTAGCAGAAGCACAATTACAACAAGATATCACTAACGGAAGAAATAAATTAGCACCTAAAAAAGTTGAGATTTCTACAAAATCAACAAACGAATGGGTACATTTTATTCGTCAAATCGATACAGCTAAAAACACAAAAGAAGATTTAGCTTATTTGGATGAGATATATAATTTTACAGCTTCTAAAAATCCTGAAATTCAAACCGCTTGGTATGAAAAAGCATTTTTGTTGCATTACGATAAAGTGAATGCCAATGCGAAAGATTTCTTGGTAAATGTCGGAAGACGTAAATTCTTAGAACCTTTGTATTTAGCTCTTAAAGAATCTAATCAAACAGATTTTGCGAAAAATATTTACAAAGATGCACGTCCTAATTACCATTTCGTTGCGCGTCAAACGATTGATACAATGTTAAACTACAAACCATAA
- the rnhA gene encoding ribonuclease HI, with product MAIVAYTDGSSLGNPGPGGFGCILLETEKKVKKEISQGFRLTTNNRMELLAVITALETLKFTNTEITIITDSKYVVDAVEKRWVFGWVQKNFKGKKNSDLWRRFLDVYKIHRVKFQWIKGHAGHHWNEEADKLAVAAANDSANFKVDSFFEIHQNEE from the coding sequence ATGGCAATTGTAGCGTATACAGATGGTTCTTCGTTGGGAAATCCAGGCCCAGGAGGATTTGGTTGTATTTTATTAGAAACTGAGAAAAAAGTTAAAAAAGAAATTTCTCAAGGTTTTCGATTAACGACAAATAATCGAATGGAATTATTAGCTGTGATTACGGCTTTAGAAACTTTAAAATTTACCAATACGGAGATTACGATTATAACCGATTCTAAATATGTCGTTGATGCAGTAGAAAAACGTTGGGTTTTTGGTTGGGTACAAAAGAATTTTAAAGGAAAAAAGAATTCAGATTTGTGGCGACGTTTTTTGGATGTGTACAAAATTCATCGTGTCAAATTTCAATGGATAAAAGGTCATGCTGGACATCATTGGAACGAGGAAGCAGATAAATTGGCTGTTGCTGCGGCAAATGATTCAGCCAATTTTAAGGTAGATTCTTTCTTTGAAATTCATCAAAACGAAGAATAA
- a CDS encoding 5-formyltetrahydrofolate cyclo-ligase has translation MTKAEARKYYRSLRKSFSKEEVNKLSEQIFEYIKTFDFSGSKSFHLFLPIEKNNEINTYPIIDWLFQQDKDVILPLVVGDDMLNCKVEKDVETKLNSLQIPEPVQYTEVDAFTIDVVFIPMFVADKNGNRVGYGGGYYDKFLARCRPDSKKIGLTYFRPIEIIEDAYSGDFPLDFCITPEGIESF, from the coding sequence ATGACAAAAGCTGAAGCAAGAAAATACTATCGATCGTTGAGAAAATCTTTCTCAAAAGAAGAAGTAAATAAGTTGAGCGAACAAATTTTTGAGTATATCAAAACCTTCGATTTTTCTGGATCTAAGTCGTTTCATCTTTTTTTACCCATCGAAAAAAACAACGAAATCAATACTTATCCAATTATTGATTGGTTATTTCAGCAGGATAAAGATGTAATTTTACCTTTGGTTGTTGGTGATGATATGTTGAATTGTAAGGTTGAAAAAGATGTTGAAACTAAATTAAACTCACTTCAAATTCCAGAACCAGTTCAATATACAGAAGTCGATGCTTTTACGATTGATGTCGTTTTTATTCCAATGTTTGTTGCAGATAAAAATGGGAATCGAGTTGGATATGGAGGAGGATATTACGATAAGTTCTTAGCAAGATGTAGACCTGATTCCAAAAAAATAGGTCTAACTTATTTTAGACCTATTGAAATTATTGAAGACGCTTATTCTGGCGATTTTCCACTTGATTTTTGTATTACTCCCGAAGGAATTGAATCTTTCTGA
- a CDS encoding flagellar basal body-associated FliL family protein, whose protein sequence is MSKFTDIEIFEILKKTIATRFLEDNSAQSENISDWKGQEITTFQDDLFNKTRSTVSEKWFYTYFKSDFKKLPRIDMLNLLAQYCGFKNWAHFVQIQKNEHFGTHKTEEILIDTEEIENLSQENTPSDEVEKDTQQQVKQQTEKELSPIQAIEKKPKLKLISIIASVILLLCGIGVAVYYSFFGQREYEFCFVDSDRQTTINNSVEVTIIREGFTPLYLSTKTGCIKFESQKDTIKMFVTSPYYKQDTFKVNLHQYNQPEKLLLEPDDYKIMLYYYSNSAKDLKQRISKLNQMISDDALIYQVYDNDFFGVEILSKQQYINLVTMPTTSLKNFSLIESESKKGKIVKLKFKIQQDENDK, encoded by the coding sequence TTGAGCAAATTTACAGATATAGAAATTTTCGAAATTCTAAAAAAAACGATTGCAACTCGATTTTTAGAAGATAATTCTGCTCAATCCGAAAATATCTCTGATTGGAAAGGTCAAGAAATTACGACTTTCCAAGATGACTTATTCAATAAAACCCGATCAACTGTAAGTGAAAAGTGGTTTTATACTTATTTTAAGTCAGATTTCAAGAAGCTTCCACGTATTGATATGCTCAATCTTTTGGCGCAATATTGTGGATTCAAGAATTGGGCGCATTTTGTTCAAATTCAAAAGAACGAACATTTTGGAACTCATAAAACAGAGGAAATACTGATTGATACAGAAGAAATCGAAAATTTATCCCAAGAAAATACTCCTTCGGACGAAGTAGAAAAAGATACACAACAACAGGTTAAACAACAAACTGAAAAAGAATTAAGTCCAATACAAGCTATTGAGAAGAAACCAAAACTAAAACTGATTTCAATTATAGCTTCTGTAATTCTTTTGTTATGTGGTATTGGTGTGGCTGTTTATTATTCATTTTTTGGACAACGCGAATATGAATTTTGTTTTGTTGATTCGGATAGGCAAACAACCATTAATAACTCTGTCGAAGTGACAATTATAAGAGAAGGATTTACGCCCTTGTATCTATCAACAAAAACAGGTTGTATTAAATTCGAATCTCAAAAAGATACGATCAAAATGTTTGTGACTTCACCTTATTATAAACAAGATACGTTTAAGGTTAATTTACATCAATATAATCAACCCGAAAAGTTATTATTAGAACCTGATGATTATAAAATTATGCTGTATTATTATTCGAATTCAGCAAAAGATTTAAAACAGCGAATTTCTAAATTAAACCAGATGATTTCTGATGATGCGTTGATTTATCAAGTATATGATAATGATTTTTTCGGTGTAGAAATTCTTTCGAAACAACAGTATATCAATTTGGTTACAATGCCTACGACTTCGTTAAAGAACTTTTCTTTAATCGAATCAGAAAGTAAAAAAGGTAAAATTGTTAAATTAAAATTTAAAATCCAGCAAGATGAGAACGATAAGTAA
- a CDS encoding NAD(P)-dependent alcohol dehydrogenase, whose translation MNTKAYAAFNETDALGPHTIERRTLSPKDVFIDIDYCGVCHSDIHTVKGDWGKPNYPVVPGHEIIGRVKEIGSEVTKFKVGDLVGVGCMVESCQHCHPCDEGLEQYCENGSTGTYNSKNSKHGGITYGGYSENIVVEENFVLHVPENIDVKAAAPLLCAGITTWSPLRHWNVKAGDKVGVVGLGGLGHMGVKFAKAMGAHVVMITTSESKGEDAKKLGADEVLISKDADQMKAQRNTFDFLLNTIPVKHDVNPYLALLKLDKTMCMVGAIEPLDAVHGGLLIMKRRNLTGSLIGGIKETQEMLDFCGEHNIVSDVEMIDIQNINTAYERMMKSDVKYRFVIDIKSLKES comes from the coding sequence ATGAACACAAAAGCATACGCAGCATTTAACGAAACAGATGCATTAGGACCACACACAATAGAACGTCGCACATTATCTCCAAAAGATGTTTTTATAGATATTGATTATTGTGGTGTTTGTCACAGCGATATTCATACAGTAAAAGGGGATTGGGGAAAACCAAATTATCCCGTTGTTCCTGGTCACGAAATTATTGGTCGTGTCAAAGAAATCGGTTCTGAAGTAACCAAATTCAAAGTTGGAGATTTAGTTGGAGTTGGTTGTATGGTTGAATCTTGTCAACATTGTCATCCTTGTGACGAAGGTTTAGAACAATATTGTGAAAATGGATCAACAGGTACGTACAATTCTAAAAATTCTAAACATGGTGGAATTACCTACGGAGGTTATTCAGAAAACATTGTGGTAGAAGAAAACTTTGTTCTTCATGTCCCAGAAAATATTGATGTAAAAGCTGCTGCACCCTTATTGTGTGCTGGTATTACAACTTGGTCGCCTTTGCGTCATTGGAATGTAAAAGCTGGCGATAAAGTTGGTGTAGTTGGACTTGGAGGTTTAGGTCACATGGGGGTTAAATTTGCTAAAGCAATGGGTGCTCATGTAGTGATGATTACCACTTCTGAATCAAAAGGGGAAGATGCAAAAAAATTAGGCGCAGATGAAGTTCTTATTTCAAAAGATGCTGACCAAATGAAAGCACAGCGAAATACCTTTGATTTCTTATTGAATACAATACCGGTGAAACATGATGTCAATCCATATTTAGCTTTACTTAAGCTTGACAAAACAATGTGTATGGTAGGTGCGATAGAACCTTTGGATGCAGTTCATGGTGGATTATTAATTATGAAACGTCGTAATTTAACGGGTTCATTAATTGGCGGAATCAAAGAAACACAAGAAATGTTAGATTTTTGCGGTGAACATAACATTGTTTCGGATGTAGAAATGATCGATATTCAAAATATTAATACCGCTTACGAACGTATGATGAAGTCTGATGTCAAATATCGCTTTGTGATTGACATTAAATCATTAAAAGAATCTTAG
- a CDS encoding prolyl oligopeptidase family serine peptidase: MKKTAFILFNVALMVGVNAQSYKKKYPDTKKINHVDTYFGEEVQDPYRWLEDDLSDDTKKWVIEQNKATYAYLNEIPLRTQLKKSLTDIWNYEKISTPFKEGDYTYYYKNDGLQQHSVLYRKLGENGAEEVFLDPNKFSKDGSVSLADVSFSKDGSLVAYSISEGGSDWRKVIVLNAKDKTQVGETLIDVKFSGTAWKGNEGFYYSSYDKPKGSELSEKTDQHKLYYHKLGTAQKKDQLIFGGAEMPRRYVGAYLTDDERYLIITAANSTTGNELYYQDLSTTNSPIVNIVNNFETNTSVIDNDGETFYLFTNNKAPNNKVVKATISDLSEPAWQTVIPETENVLSVSTGGGYLFAKYLKDAISVVEQYKYDGTKVRQITLPGVGTASGFGGKKTEKEIYFGFSNYITPSTSYKFNVETGSSDVYIKPNVKFNSDDYISEQVFYASKDGTKVPMIITYKKGLKKNGKNPTIVYGYGGFNISLTPGFSPATAAWIENGGIYAVPNLRGGGEYGKKWHDGGRQFNKLNVFNDFIAAAEYLQTNNYTSPDYTALSGGSNGGLLVGATETINPKIAKVALPAVGVLDMLRYHTFTAGAGWGYDYGTADDSKEMFDYLKAYSPVHNVKEGTCYPATLVTTGDHDDRVVPAHSYKFAAELQKKQACDNPVLIRIETKAGHGAGRSTEVVINETADKYAFTLWNMGIKKLK, translated from the coding sequence ATGAAAAAAACTGCTTTTATTTTATTTAATGTTGCCCTTATGGTAGGAGTGAATGCACAGAGTTACAAAAAAAAATACCCAGACACGAAAAAAATTAATCATGTTGACACGTATTTTGGAGAAGAAGTACAAGATCCATATCGTTGGTTAGAAGATGATTTGTCTGATGACACAAAAAAATGGGTGATTGAACAAAATAAAGCGACTTATGCTTATTTGAATGAGATTCCTTTACGCACGCAATTGAAAAAATCGTTGACAGATATCTGGAATTACGAAAAAATATCTACGCCTTTCAAAGAAGGTGATTATACCTACTATTATAAAAATGATGGTTTGCAACAGCATTCTGTTTTGTACCGTAAATTAGGAGAAAATGGAGCAGAAGAAGTTTTCTTAGATCCAAATAAATTCTCAAAAGATGGTTCTGTTTCTTTAGCAGATGTAAGTTTTTCGAAAGACGGAAGCTTAGTTGCCTATTCTATTTCAGAAGGTGGATCGGATTGGAGAAAAGTGATTGTTTTAAATGCGAAAGATAAAACACAAGTTGGAGAAACTTTGATTGATGTTAAATTCTCTGGTACAGCTTGGAAAGGAAACGAAGGTTTCTATTATTCTTCTTATGATAAACCAAAAGGATCTGAATTATCAGAAAAAACAGATCAGCATAAATTATATTACCACAAATTAGGAACAGCTCAGAAAAAAGATCAATTAATTTTTGGAGGAGCAGAAATGCCTCGTCGTTACGTTGGTGCTTATTTGACTGATGATGAACGCTACTTAATCATTACAGCTGCAAACTCGACAACAGGAAATGAGTTGTACTATCAAGATTTATCAACAACCAATTCTCCAATTGTAAACATTGTAAATAATTTTGAGACAAATACTTCTGTAATCGACAATGATGGAGAAACGTTCTATTTATTTACAAATAATAAAGCACCTAACAACAAGGTTGTAAAAGCTACAATCTCAGATTTGAGTGAGCCTGCTTGGCAAACGGTTATTCCTGAAACAGAAAATGTATTATCCGTTTCTACAGGAGGAGGGTATTTATTTGCGAAATACTTAAAAGATGCTATTTCTGTTGTTGAACAATATAAATATGATGGAACTAAAGTTCGTCAAATTACATTACCTGGAGTTGGTACTGCATCAGGATTTGGAGGAAAAAAAACAGAGAAAGAAATTTATTTCGGTTTCTCAAATTATATCACACCATCAACAAGTTATAAATTTAATGTAGAAACAGGTTCTTCTGATGTTTACATCAAACCAAATGTAAAATTTAATTCGGATGATTATATTTCGGAACAAGTATTCTATGCGTCAAAAGATGGCACAAAAGTTCCGATGATTATTACATACAAGAAAGGATTAAAGAAAAATGGTAAAAACCCAACAATCGTTTATGGATATGGTGGCTTCAATATTAGTTTAACACCTGGTTTTAGTCCTGCAACTGCTGCTTGGATTGAAAATGGCGGTATTTATGCTGTTCCAAATTTACGCGGAGGTGGAGAATATGGTAAAAAATGGCACGATGGTGGACGTCAGTTCAATAAATTGAATGTTTTTAACGATTTTATCGCTGCTGCCGAATATTTACAAACAAACAATTATACGTCGCCAGATTACACTGCATTATCAGGGGGATCTAACGGAGGTTTATTGGTTGGAGCTACAGAAACCATAAATCCTAAAATTGCTAAAGTTGCTTTGCCTGCTGTTGGAGTTTTAGATATGTTGCGTTACCACACATTTACTGCTGGAGCAGGTTGGGGATATGATTACGGAACTGCTGATGATAGCAAAGAGATGTTTGATTATCTGAAAGCATATTCACCTGTTCACAATGTTAAAGAAGGAACATGTTATCCCGCAACTTTGGTTACGACTGGAGATCACGATGACCGTGTAGTTCCTGCACATTCATATAAATTTGCAGCAGAATTACAAAAGAAACAAGCTTGTGATAATCCTGTATTAATCAGAATCGAAACTAAAGCTGGTCACGGAGCAGGTCGTTCGACAGAAGTTGTAATTAACGAAACAGCTGATAAATATGCATTCACATTGTGGAACATGGGAATCAAAAAATTGAAGTAA
- a CDS encoding MATE family efflux transporter, protein MTLEKSLTAKIRSVFLLIKQSFSSENLDLTAIPIRRSVFLLAIPMMFEMVMESVFALVDLYFVGHLKESAFAIQTVGLTESLLTIVYSISIGISMAATAIIARRIGEKNPIKASESASQAILLSILITILLSVFGFIYSKDLLIWMGSSEEAAEYGKNFTKIMMVSCLSIVLLFLINGIFRGAGNAAIAMKSLWLANGINIILCPILVRGWFFFPEMGLEGAALSTAIGRSCGVVYQLYYLKKKDSLIQIKWSYFVPKSNLIINILRIAIPAIVQYVIASCSWIILARIVAQTGGEIASSGYQTALRLMMFFMLPAWGLSNAAATLVGQNLGNRDPEKAEKSVLMTMKFNIIYMLIISIVFYGLSNYLVSIFTTEESIKLVAKEGMYILASGFLLYGIGMVMMNAFNGAGDTMTPTIINFVGFWLFQIPLAYILSYHFDLREEGVFIAIPVAETFIAILAFILFKRGKWKLKIV, encoded by the coding sequence ATGACTTTAGAAAAGTCTTTAACAGCTAAAATTAGGTCCGTTTTCTTGTTGATTAAGCAATCTTTTTCAAGCGAAAATTTAGATTTAACTGCAATTCCAATTCGTAGATCTGTATTCTTATTGGCTATTCCGATGATGTTCGAAATGGTGATGGAATCTGTTTTTGCCTTGGTTGATTTATATTTTGTAGGTCATTTAAAAGAAAGCGCTTTTGCGATACAAACAGTAGGACTAACCGAATCATTATTAACAATAGTTTATTCGATTTCGATTGGAATAAGCATGGCTGCAACCGCTATTATTGCACGGAGAATTGGCGAGAAAAATCCTATAAAAGCATCTGAAAGTGCTTCGCAAGCAATTTTATTATCCATATTGATTACCATTTTATTAAGTGTTTTCGGATTTATTTATTCTAAAGATTTATTGATTTGGATGGGCTCTTCTGAAGAAGCAGCCGAATATGGTAAAAACTTTACCAAGATTATGATGGTGAGTTGTTTAAGTATTGTCCTTCTATTCTTAATAAATGGAATTTTTCGTGGTGCAGGAAATGCCGCAATTGCCATGAAAAGTTTATGGTTAGCAAACGGGATCAATATTATTTTGTGTCCAATTCTTGTTCGTGGTTGGTTCTTTTTTCCAGAAATGGGATTAGAAGGAGCAGCATTATCAACAGCAATCGGTAGAAGTTGTGGGGTTGTCTATCAACTGTATTATTTAAAGAAAAAAGACTCATTAATTCAAATCAAATGGTCTTATTTTGTGCCAAAATCTAATTTAATTATCAATATTTTACGAATTGCTATTCCTGCAATTGTTCAATATGTTATAGCAAGTTGTAGTTGGATAATTTTAGCACGGATTGTTGCACAAACAGGAGGAGAAATAGCTTCGTCAGGTTATCAAACTGCATTGCGATTAATGATGTTTTTTATGTTGCCTGCTTGGGGATTAAGTAATGCAGCAGCAACGTTGGTAGGACAAAATTTAGGAAATAGAGATCCCGAAAAAGCAGAAAAATCGGTTTTAATGACCATGAAATTTAATATTATTTATATGCTAATAATAAGCATAGTTTTTTATGGTTTGAGCAATTATTTAGTTTCAATATTTACAACAGAAGAGTCTATTAAACTTGTTGCAAAGGAAGGAATGTATATTTTGGCAAGTGGTTTTCTTTTGTATGGAATTGGAATGGTGATGATGAATGCGTTTAACGGTGCTGGTGATACGATGACGCCAACCATTATTAATTTTGTTGGATTTTGGTTGTTTCAAATTCCATTAGCGTATATATTGTCTTACCATTTCGATTTGAGAGAAGAAGGTGTTTTTATAGCAATTCCTGTTGCTGAAACATTTATTGCAATTTTAGCATTTATACTTTTTAAACGAGGGAAATGGAAATTGAAAATAGTATAA
- a CDS encoding hydroxymethylglutaryl-CoA synthase family protein — MKYGIEAASIYVPHIYLPIKDLAIKRNIDPDKLEIGLGLKKMAVLDAHEDTATIAANTLLKLIIDFNINPNEIGRIYLGTESALDGAKPTATYAVQLVESVLENQFGERPFKHTDVVDMTFACVGGVDALHNSIDYVRVNPAKKAIVIAADYAKYGLESTGEYTQGAGAVAMLISNQPDLIAFDNNWGIGMESVFDFFKPHQATSNRNILNALETTKSEIEIFSDEPVFDGQYSNECYKNRVREAYFNFKDQTNVEGKLYENWRYIAFHLPYAFQGKRMFSDVFALENGQDNSNDNLKIISKSDEYKALIKEKVEPTQRASSEIGNMYTASIFTAFLSALQVSTDNNEDLTGKTVGFISYGSGSKSKVFQGKIGEGWKDVMNKVDLFNYLNQREAISFEQYEDLHNKNQKTSINASKGFALDRIETEIPDLKGARYYTFKG, encoded by the coding sequence ATGAAGTATGGAATAGAAGCGGCTTCTATCTACGTTCCGCATATATATTTACCAATTAAAGATTTGGCAATTAAACGCAATATTGATCCTGATAAACTTGAAATTGGATTAGGTTTAAAGAAAATGGCTGTTTTAGATGCTCACGAAGATACTGCAACTATTGCTGCGAATACTTTATTGAAATTAATTATTGATTTTAACATCAATCCGAACGAAATTGGACGAATTTATTTAGGAACAGAAAGTGCATTGGATGGTGCTAAACCAACGGCTACTTATGCCGTTCAGTTAGTAGAATCTGTTTTAGAAAATCAATTTGGAGAACGACCTTTCAAACACACAGATGTTGTAGATATGACGTTTGCTTGTGTTGGAGGCGTTGATGCTTTACACAATTCTATTGACTATGTTCGAGTAAATCCAGCTAAAAAAGCAATTGTTATCGCGGCAGATTATGCAAAGTATGGATTAGAATCGACAGGAGAATATACACAAGGCGCTGGTGCTGTTGCAATGTTGATTTCGAATCAACCTGATTTGATCGCATTTGATAATAATTGGGGAATTGGAATGGAATCTGTTTTCGATTTCTTTAAACCTCATCAAGCGACTTCGAATAGAAATATTTTAAATGCATTAGAAACAACAAAATCTGAAATTGAGATTTTCTCTGATGAACCTGTTTTTGACGGTCAATATTCTAACGAATGTTATAAAAACAGAGTAAGAGAAGCCTATTTTAATTTTAAAGATCAAACAAATGTTGAAGGAAAATTGTATGAAAACTGGCGATATATTGCCTTTCATTTACCTTATGCATTTCAAGGAAAAAGAATGTTTTCGGATGTTTTTGCTTTAGAAAATGGTCAAGATAATTCGAATGATAATTTAAAAATAATTTCAAAATCGGATGAATATAAAGCGTTAATCAAAGAAAAAGTAGAGCCAACTCAACGTGCTTCTTCTGAGATCGGAAATATGTATACTGCTTCAATTTTCACTGCATTTTTATCGGCTTTACAAGTTAGTACTGATAACAATGAAGATTTAACAGGAAAAACAGTAGGTTTTATTTCTTACGGTTCTGGTTCAAAATCTAAAGTTTTCCAAGGAAAAATTGGGGAAGGTTGGAAAGATGTAATGAATAAAGTTGATTTGTTTAATTATTTGAATCAAAGAGAAGCTATTTCATTTGAACAATACGAGGATTTGCATAATAAAAATCAGAAAACTTCAATTAATGCTTCAAAAGGGTTTGCTTTAGACCGCATTGAAACTGAAATTCCCGATTTGAAAGGTGCAAGATATTATACATTTAAAGGATAA
- a CDS encoding HdeD family acid-resistance protein, which translates to MARTFYKSIKNSIKYWWILLIIGLLFVGLGIYTFVSPLASYVALSVFFAVSFLFSGISEIVFSLSNKDEIDSWGWTLAFGIITAIVGFMLVINPILSLEVFAFYVGFLVLFRSISGISYAFELKNYGVKDWGFSLFFAIIGLIISIILISNPQLAGLTAVMWLGLAIISSGIFAIFISFQLKRVKNLPNTISDDLRRRYEDIRKEIEDFRNH; encoded by the coding sequence ATGGCTCGTACTTTTTACAAATCAATCAAGAATTCTATCAAATATTGGTGGATTTTATTAATCATAGGATTATTATTTGTTGGATTAGGAATTTACACTTTTGTCTCTCCTTTAGCTTCTTATGTTGCACTTTCAGTGTTTTTTGCTGTATCATTTTTATTCTCTGGAATTTCTGAAATTGTTTTTTCACTTTCAAATAAAGATGAAATAGATAGTTGGGGTTGGACATTAGCTTTTGGAATTATCACTGCTATTGTAGGATTTATGTTAGTGATTAATCCTATTCTAAGTTTAGAAGTTTTTGCATTTTATGTTGGATTCTTAGTGCTATTCCGTTCAATTTCGGGAATTAGTTATGCTTTTGAACTTAAAAACTATGGTGTTAAAGATTGGGGATTCTCTTTATTTTTCGCAATTATTGGATTAATTATTTCGATTATATTAATTTCAAATCCACAATTAGCAGGATTAACAGCTGTTATGTGGCTTGGTTTAGCTATCATTTCATCAGGTATATTTGCAATTTTTATTTCATTTCAATTGAAAAGAGTTAAAAATTTACCAAATACAATTTCAGATGATTTGAGAAGACGATATGAAGATATCAGAAAGGAAATCGAAGATTTCAGAAATCATTAA